The genome window ggtaTGCGGATGGGGGCTGAGACGCACCCCCCCCTTACGCCACACCCGTCCCCCTCGGCGTTACCTCCCCACTGACGCTGCATCACGCCTCTCGTACCAGCAGGCATATGCAATGAGCCCCACCCTCACCAAACTCTCTTCTATGCATGTCTATGATATAGGCGATAAGGTGCGAGCATCCCCCCCTGCCTGCGTCCGTCTCTGCACCTTCtactcctcttcccctttctACCGCGCACATGCAGAGGCGCACAGCCCACAAACTTAGAGAAAATGGGCGCatctgcacgcacgcagcacacagGCCGTGCCTGTGGCCAGGGAACGGGGGAAGGACGGGGGAGATCACGGCATTCCATCACCaccagaaagagagacacacgcgaAGGTGCGTTTGGAGCGGAGGTTGACCCGGAAGGAGGTGGTGAGCGGGGCGGGAGATGAGAAGCGTCACCTCCCGcatccccttccccctcttctgTCTTTCCACgccccgccgcgcgcgctcacACGTACACAAGCGGAAGTCTGGCAAGCGCACGCAGTGATGCCGCCCACCACACCGCCACAACCATTTTCCAAGAGGGCTctcccgcccctctctcctttatTCGAGCCTCCGTCTCCGTGTCTCTGCTTCGCCGCCCACTGCGAGCGCGTGCGAAGTGGATGGAACATGCACGCATATGTGCACTCGCGTCATCGGCGCAACGACCGCGCGCCCGCTCTCTTgatcgctgccgcctctgccgtgggccgacgcagcgcctgcagtcATGGGTGCTGCATCCACATCTGGAACGGACAATGATCGCTGCCCATCACCGTCGGCATCGGGAAGCAGTCCACAACGTACGATGCAAGCCGCGAGGAGACAACGAAGTAGTCCAAGCGCCACCCCAAGTTTCTTGGGCGACCGTTGATACGCTGCGACCAGAAGGAGTAGACCGGGCCTGCGTGGGGGTAGAGCTGGCGAAAGACGTCCACCGAGTTCGTCCGCTGCATCGTCTCGCGAAACGATATCCGCTCCTCTGGCGCAAAGCCGCTGCACTCCTGCATCGACTTGAATGTACCGGCGTAGTAGCGGTCGTAGTCGCGCTCCGCCACATTGAGGTCGCCAGCCCAGATAAAGCCGTGCgggctgctgtcgccgcccttcgccgccgccgacgggaCGGCGGCATTTTCCGTGGCCCAGGTATCCAGCCGCTGAAGGTACTCCCTCATGCTGGGATCAAAGGATTGGACGCGGTAAGGCAGCCGCGTCAGTCCCATGCCGCTGTTCGCCACGTACGTGTTCACGAGGGCAatgcgcgacgacgacgatgcagAGTCCGGATCCGGAGATAGGAATGTAGTCAGCACGCggccctcctcgtcgccagcgccttcTACCAGCACCGGTGagccggcggccgcgcctGCCTGTGGTTCGGACGGCAATGCGAAGCCACGAGTGCACCGCGCGTGCAGCCGTTTCACAGTGGTGCTGTTCTTCATGTAGGTGCGGGTGCCCGAGTAGCCCCGCTTGAAGGCGCACGGGTGGTCCACAAAGGAGTAGCCGTCCACCACGCCGAGGGTCGCATTGGCATCGGCCTCGTCGACGTTCAGCTTGGTCTCCTGCAGGCACAAAACATCCGGCTTCTCGGCCTCCATGAACGCTCTCAGCGCCGAGGCGTTCTTCTTCAGCAGCCCGCGTAGGCCGGCTACGTTCCACGTAATGAACTTGTACATGCGCGACGGGTCGAAGTCGCTGTCCGTGGTCCTGCGCACGAACGGCACCACGTCAGACCAAATCTCCTTCTCGGACTTCTTCGTGTtgagggcggcgagggccTCAGCGCTGCGGATCAGCCTGCCGGCATCGCCGTTTGATATCTTTGGCGCGCTGCTTGTGCGGCGTGCGGGGCTCCCGGTCGtcgcctttttcttcgcACCGCCTGCAGCCGTGGCAGTGGCAGACGTGGCGACCGTGGTGATGGGCGCCACTGCAGCTTCCGCCGTGACTCGCTGGCCGCCAGCCGCCTTCTTCGAGGGCGGCAGCTCGGACGTTGAGGACGACGAGGTCGATGAGGACGCAGAGTCACCGCTGGACTGCCGGCGTCGCTTCGAGGCCATGGTGGAGAGTTGTTTGCGatggggagggaaggaaagaagaCGATACGTCTAAGGATGCGCCAACCGTGCGCAAAAGCTTGTATGTGCGTGCAAGACGAGAGAGGCGACTCTGCAGGTGTACAACCCGACACTCTCCACTGCGCAATGAGTGAGCTGTACGAGCTAAGGGATAGAGGCAAGGCAGATAGCAGCGCAGACCGCTCAtcagggagggaggggtgtaGACGTGTGGtgcaggagagagacagaggcgtGTCGAGAGTATAAAGCAATAACAAGTGCACGCCGCGTACATGCTAAGTCGCGGCGAGCAGCTGTGAGTGAGTCGGGGATGGAAACGATAAGAGGAAGGCGATGTGGTGTGCTCGTGGATGTGTGAGCGACGCCGCAtcacaccagcacacacacaaacacacacacaccaacaaAACGTATACGCGAGAGCCGCAAGAGAGCGCGTCTGCAGGCCTCCGAGGTAACAGAGAGGCGCATCATCTCTCAGAggctgcccctccctcccctcaccccccccatCCGTCTTCGTTGTCATCCTTTATATGTTTCCTTCGTTGTCTTACGTAGGATTGCGGCCGTGGTTGACGTCTCTCGCGCGCTCTTCCTCGCATCGctccgctccccctcccccctcctcccctctcgcaGC of Leishmania infantum JPCM5 genome chromosome 16 contains these proteins:
- the AP-endonuclease gene encoding apurinic/apyrimidinic endonuclease-redox protein, with the protein product MASKRRRQSSGDSASSSTSSSSTSELPPSKKAAGGQRVTAEAAVAPITTVATSATATAAGGAKKKATTGSPARRTSSAPKISNGDAGRLIRSAEALAALNTKKSEKEIWSDVVPFVRRTTDSDFDPSRMYKFITWNVAGLRGLLKKNASALRAFMEAEKPDVLCLQETKLNVDEADANATLGVVDGYSFVDHPCAFKRGYSGTRTYMKNSTTVKRLHARCTRGFALPSEPQAGAAAGSPVLVEGAGDEEGRVLTTFLSPDPDSASSSSRIALVNTYVANSGMGLTRLPYRVQSFDPSMREYLQRLDTWATENAAVPSAAAKGGDSSPHGFIWAGDLNVAERDYDRYYAGTFKSMQECSGFAPEERISFRETMQRTNSVDVFRQLYPHAGPVYSFWSQRINGRPRNLGWRLDYFVVSSRLASYVVDCFPMPTVMGSDHCPFQMWMQHP